The following nucleotide sequence is from Gasterosteus aculeatus chromosome 5, fGasAcu3.hap1.1, whole genome shotgun sequence.
acccaccggGAAGTGACTGACAAATGACCTTAACGTGGTAAATGAATTTTAGAGAGTTTGGGAAGAGAGCAGTAATGAAccttaaaaacatctgtgagaCAACAGACTTAAAGTCCCGATAACCGAAACACTGAGGTCATGGGCACAGCGAAAGACAGCAAAAGGGAAATTGAGAAACTTTCTGCGTTACTTGTTGCAGCCGTCACATTCCCTGTTGCTGCCGCTGAATTCCCTGTTGCTGCCGTTGAATTCATTGTTGCTGCAGCTGAATTCCCTGTTGCATCTTCTGCAGGAGACGGGATGTCGGTAACCGTCGCCCTTAGGAAGGACCCGAATCTTGAAGCTTTGGCAAAGACCTGAACATCAGCGCGGACAGATTTAGTTCCACTTATCGTTACGACTGCCACCTGAAACCAGGATGAGCCGGACTTGCACAGCAACGGGCCGCCCTGATCCTCCTGCAGATATAGAACATATGATTCATCATCAGTGAGGTCAGAGATCTCCTAATGGGAAAACCTCTGCATTGGGGAAAAGGCAAAATCATTTTAGAAATACTACTACTGAAGGAACATCTTTACCTGTTGAAGGTTGATtgtaacagtgcaaatgttttcTGAATCAGAAACATTCCCACAACTTGCCACCTGAGTTTCGAGATCTCGAAGGACTGAGCTAACTGCggctataaaaaaagaaaatcttattAGATAAGATGGATCCTGCCATTCAAGTTAGCAACACATATAAAAGCTTGATAAACCCTTACCTGTGCTCTTCTCCCAGCCTGCCACCCAGCATTGACTTCCAATGGGGAAGGTCCTGGAAGCGGCAACATCCATACACACAGGCTGGATGTTATCTTTGTAGCTGACTGGCTCGATGAGATGCAGCAGACCAATATTAGAACCCGCCAATTGGCTCACGGTGATGTTCACAATGCCAAGGGAAATCTCAAACTCTCCAGAAACGTTCACAAGACTCCTGCCAAGAAACGCTGTCCACTCACTGGCGTTTGGATTGGAGCTgtaaaggaggaaaaagggacACCAATTCTATTATTTCACTCCTTAATGTTTTGATGAAcatttaacggtaaaaaaagaTCTATTTGCACTTACGAAGAGAAGCACTGGGCAGACGTGAGAACAACTGTTCTCGTGATTAAGGTTCCTCCACAAGCGTAAAGCCCATTTTTATGGAGACGAACCATCCAGGGCCAAGTCCCCCCAGGTACGACCCCACTGTCCCCTACAGCACGACTGTTCAATGGAGCTCTACCACACACCGGTGCTGTgaaagaatgggggggggggcggacatgGGTGATTGATAGGGGAAGGCTTTATGAATAAAGCTCAAATAGTTGAATAAAGCATTTTTTCAGGACACTTACTAGAAGGATTAGTAACAATTTGGGCAGTAGCACTTGGTCTTGTAATTGATGTAGTTGttgatggagctggtggagcaggaCAGGTGTGTGAGAATCAGAAAATAATCATAGCAAACAGATATATTACCAAGAACTGGCTGACGTTAAACAACTACAATATACACATCGTTGCTGTCAGGATACTTACATGTTGTGCTTGATGCTGTGGATGCTGGATCTGTAGTTTTGTTTGTACCTGCAGTACTAATAGTGCTAGTGGTCGTAGTAGCTGGTGTAACGGGAGGTGGCAGACCAGGACAGGTGTAGCTGCTGTCAGCATCCAGCCCACTGGAGGTGAACTGGACGAAGCCCGGCTTATCAGAGCTGATTTGGGAGTCGATCCAGGACTGGTACCTGGACACTCTGGTGTAGACTCCCGGCAGATTGGGCCGAGCGCAGCCTTCACCAAAACTAACAATTCCAGACTGGACCCAGACGGAGCCCTTCTTGTTCACCATTGGACCTCCTGAGTCGCCCTGTGGAGATCAGTGTGTGGATTATTACTGTATTTACTGTAATCCAcattgattacaataaataggtctaaaaaatatgtttattgtgtttgactgttaagcactattcatattcattacatttaaaaagcagacataaaagtaacttaaaagttactttcccgAGTAACTAATTACTATTGATttacagtaactggtaagtaaatgaattaccttttttttagagtaactagtaactgtaactaattaCTAATtctcagtaacttgcccaacactggtggagatggagaggagactTCAGAAAATCCTAAACACATTCACCAAAAAGTGACGGATTCAATAAAGCAGCATACCTGACAAGAGTCTTTGCCTCCTGCCAGAACACCAGCACAGATCATGTTGTCTGTGACAGTACCGAGTTTGACATTGAGACAGTAGCACTGTCTGTTTCCCACAACCGGCACCTGCACTTCTTGAAGGGTTCCAGGGGACGGCAACGACACTGAGACcaacaagaggagagacaactCACGCATCCATCTCCTGTTCAtaagacatttgaaaataactcCTAGTCAGCAACCAGCAGACTCACCTCCCTCCCTGACGGCGCCCCAGCCAGTGACCCAGCTACCAGTACCGTTGTTAAACACACTGTCACTGGCTGCCAGACACACGGGTCTGATGTAGTTTGTGAATTGTACTGGTGAGGAGAGTCTGAGTAGAGAAATGTCGTTGTTGAATCTGCCCCCCATGTTATATTGGGGATGCAAAATGATACTGGCAACATTTATGGACACTTCGTTTGGGTTCACGCCCTGCAGGTTCTGACGGCCGAGCGAAACCTGCCATCCAGACGTACTGACGCTGCAGTACAAATGACAGAAATGGGATTGTTAGAGAAAATGGACTAGAAGTCCAACACAAAAGACGAAGACTGGAGGTTGTTTCCTGTAGAATGTCAAAATGACCCACCTGGAGAAGCAGTGAGCAGCAGACATCACCCACTCTTTGTTGATGAGGGAACCACCACAAATATGGCGGCCATCTTTCTGCAGGCTGACCTGCCAGGGCCAACTTCCAGCTGGAGCGTCTTCACCTCCAACTATCCTGGTGTTCAGCGGAGGGATGCCACATACTGGAAAACAGATTAGTAGAGAAATCAGATGTAAAATTGGTCATTGCGTAGCCAGCGAGGAAATTTCCCTCCTGAGCTAGTGTAGGTTCAAGCAGGCTTTGGTACCTCCTACTTCCTGATTCACCCATGAATATTTAGCTGAGCATAGAATTAGCAtagaattcctccacgtgtcaaacagaatgGGGGGTGAGTGACAAATGGACCACccaaagcaccgctatgctacgCTTTTGTTACACAAATATAACCTTGGAAGTGACTGACAAATGACCTGAACGTGGTAAATGAATTTTAGAGAGTTTGGGAAGAGGGCAGTAATGAAccttaaaaacatctgtgagaCAAGAGACTTAAAGTCCCGATAACAGAAACACTGAGGTCATGGGCACAGCAAAAGACAGCAAAAGGGAAGTTGAGAAACTTTCTGCGTTACTTGTTGCAGCCGTCACATTCCCAGGTGCTGCCGTTGAATTCCCTGTTGCATCTTCTGCAGGAGACGGGATGTCGCCAACCGTCGCCCTTAGGAAGGACCCGAATCTTGAAGCTTTGGCAAAGACCTGAACATCAGCGCGGACAGATTTAGTTCCACTAATCGTTACGACTGCCACCTGAAACCAGGATGAGCCGGACTTGCACAGCAACGGGCCGCCCTGATCCTCCTGCAGATATAGAACATATGATTCATCATCAGTGAGGTCAGAGATCTCCTAATGGGAAAACCTCTGCATTGGGGAAAAGGCAAAATCATTTTAGAAATACTACTACTGAAGGAACATCTTTACCTGTTGAAGGTTGATtgtaacagtgcaaatgttttcTGAATCAGAAACATTCCCACAACTTGCCACCTGAGTTTCGAGATCTCGAAGGACTGAGCTAACTGCggctataaaaaaaagaaaatcttattAGATAAGATGGATCCTGCCATTCAAGTTAGCAACACATATAAAAGCTTGATAAACCCTTACCTGTGCTCTTCTCCCAGCCTGCCACCCAGCATTGACTTCCAATGGGGAAGGTCCTGGAAGCGGCAACATCCATACACACAGGCTGGATGTTATCTTTGTAGCTGACTGGCTCGATAAGATGCAGCAGACCAATATTAGAACCCGCCAATTGGCTCACGGTGATGTTCACAATGCCAAGGGAAATCTCAAACTCTCCAGAAACGTTCACAAGACTCCTGCCAAGAAACGCTGTCCACTCACTGGCGTTTGGATTGGAGCTgtaaaggaggaaaaagggacACCAATTCTATTATTTCACTCCTTAATGTTTTGATGAAcatttaacggtaaaaaaagaTCTATTTGCACTTACGAAGAGAAGCACTGGGCAGACGTGAGAACAACTGTTCTCGTGATTAAGGTTCCTCCACAAGCGTAAAGCCCATTTTTATGGAGACGAACCATCCAAGGCCAAGTCCCCCCAGGTACGACCCCACTGTCCCCTACAGCACGACTGTTCAATGGAGCTCTACCACACACCGGTGCTGTgaaagaatggggggggggcggacatgGGTGATTGATAGGGGAAGGCTTTATGAATAAAGCTCAAATAGTTGAATAAAGCATTTTTTCAGGACACTCACTAGAAGGATTAGTAACAATTTGGGCAGTAGCACTTGGTCTTGTAATTGATGTAGTTGttgatggagctggtggagcaggaCAGGTGTGTGAGAATCAGAAAATAATCATAGCAAACAGATATATTACCAAGAACTGGCTGACGTTAAACAACTACAATATACACATCGTTGCTGTCAGGATACTTACATGTTGTGCTTGATGCTGTGGATGCTGGATCTGTAGTTTTGTTTGTACCTGCAGTACTAATAGTGCTAGTGGCCGTAGTAGCTGGTGTAATGGGAGGTGGCAGACCAGGACAGGTGTAGCTGCTATCAGCATCCAGACCACTGGAGGTGAACTGGACAAAGCCCGGCTTATCAGAGCTGATTTGGGAGTCGATCCAGGACTGGTACCTGGACACTCTGGTGTAAACTCCCGGCAGATTGGGCCGAGCGCAGCCTTTACCAAAACTAACAATTCCAGACTGGACCCAGACGGAGCCCTTCTTGTTCACCATTGGACCTCCTGAGTCGCCCTGTGGAGATCAGTGTGTGGATTATTACTGTATTTACTGTAATCCAcattgattacaataaataggtctaaaaaatatgtttattgtgtttgactgttaagcactattcatattcattacatttaaaaagcagacataaaagtaacttaaaagttactttcccgAGTAACTAATTACTATTGATttacagtaactggtaagtaaatgaattaccttttttttagagtaactagtaactgtaactaattaCTAATtctcagtaacttgcccaacactggtggagatggagaggagactTCAGAAAATCCTAAACACATTCACCAAAAAGTGACGGATTCAATAAAGCAGCATACCTGACAAGAGTCTTTGCCTCCTGCCAGAACACCAGCACAGATCATGTTGTCTGTGACAGTACCGAGTTTGACATTGAGACAGTAGCACTGTCTGTTTCCCACAACCGGCACCTGCACTTCTTGAAGGGTTCCAGGGGACGGCAACGACACTGAGACCATTAAAAGGAGAGACAACTCACGCATCCATCTCCTGTTCataagacatttaaaaataactccTAGTCAGCAACCAGCAGACTCACCTCCCTCCCTGACGGCGCCCCAGCCAGTGACCCAGCTACCAGTACCGTTGTTAAACACACTGTCACTGGCTGCCAGACACACGGGTCTGATGTAGTTTGTGAATTGTACTGGTGAGGAGAGTCTTAGTAGAGAAATGTCGTTGTTGTATCTGCTCCCCATGTTATATTGAGGATGCAAAATGATACTGGCAACATTTATGGACACTTCGTTTGGGTTCGCGCCCTGCAGGTTCTGGCGGCCGAGCGAAACCTGCCATCCAGACGTACTGACGCTGCAGTACAAATGACAGAAATGGGATTGTTAGAGAAAAtcgactagaagtccaacgcaaAAGACGAAAACTGGAGGTTGTTTCCTGTAGAATGTCAAAGTGACCCACCTGGAGAAGCAGTGAGCAGCAGACATCACCCACTCTTTGTTGATGAGGGAACCACCACAAATATGGCCGCCATCTTTCTGCAGGCTGACCTGCCAGGGCCAACTTCCAGCTGGAGCGTCTTCACCTCCAACTATCCTGGTGTTCAGCAGAGGGATGCCACATACTGGAAAACAGATTAGTAGAGAAATCAGATGTAAAATTGGTCATTGCGTAGCCAGCGAGGAAATTTCCCTCCTGAGCTAGTGTAGGTTCAAGCAGGCTTTGGTACCTCCTACTTCCTGATTCACCCATGAATATTTAGCTGAGCATAGAATTAGCATAGAATTCctccacatgtcaaacagaaTGGGGGTGAGTGACAAATGGACCACccaaagcaccgctatgctacgCTTTTGTTACACAAATATAACCTTGGAAGTGACTGACAAATGACCTGAACGTGGTAAATGAATTTTAGAGAGTTTGGGAAGAGGGCAGTAATGAAccttaaaaacatctgtgagaCAAGAGACTTAAAGTCCCGATAACAGAAACACTGAGGTCATGGGCACAGCAAAAGACAGCAAAAGGGAAATTGAGAAACTTTCTGCGTTACTTGTTGCAGCCGTCACATTCCCAGGTGCTGCCGTTGAATTCCCTGTTGCTGCCGCTGAATTCCCTGTTGCTGCCGTTGAATTCCCTGTTGCTGCCGTTGAATTCATTGTTGCTGCCGTTGAATTCCCTGTTGCATCTTCTGCAGAAGACGGGATGTCGCCAACCGTCGCCCTTAGGAAGGACCCGAATCTTGAAGCTTTGGCAAAGACCTGAACATCAGCGCGGACAGATTTAGTTCCACTTATCGTTACGACTGCCACCTGAAACCAGGATGAGCCGGACTTGCACAGCAACGGGCCGCCCTGATCCTCCTGCAGATATAGAACATATGATTCATCATCAGTGAGGTCAGAGATCTCCTAATGGGAAAACCTCTGCATTGGGGAAAAGGCAAAATCATTTTAGAAATACTACTACTGAAGGAACATCTTTACCTGTTGAAGGTTGATtgtaacagtgcaaatgttttcTGAATCAGAAACATTCCCACAACTTGCCACCTGAGTTTCGAGATCTCGAAGGACTGAGCTAACTGCggctataaaaaaaagaaaatcttattAGATAAGATGGATCCTGCCATTCAAGTTAGCAACACATATAAAAGCTTGATAAACCCTTACCTGTGCTCTTCTCCCAGCCTGCCACCCAGCATTGACTTCCAATGGGGAAGGTCCTGGAAGCGGCAACATCCATACACACAGGCTGGATGTTATCTTTGTAGCTGACTGGCTCGATAAGATGCAGCAGACCAATATTAGAACCCGCCAATTGGCTCACGGTGATGTTCACAATGCCAAGGGAAATCTCAAACTCTCCAGAAACGTTCACAAGACTCCTGCCAAGAAACGCTGTCCACTCACTGGCGTCTGGATTGGAG
It contains:
- the LOC120819052 gene encoding uncharacterized protein LOC120819052 isoform X3, translating into MTLKEWIGLLTVASLLWAESHAQLGVCGIPPLNTRIVGGEDAPAGSWPWQVSLQKDGRHICGGSLINKEWVMSAAHCFSSVSTSGWQVSLGRQNLQGVNPNEVSINVASIILHPQYNMGSRYNNDISLLRLSSPVQFTNYIRPVCLAASDSVFNNGTGSWVTGWGAVREGVSLPSPGTLQEVQVPVVGNRQCYCLNVKLGTVTDNMICAGVLAGGKDSCQGDSGGPMVNKKGSVWVQSGIVSFGEGCARPNLPGVYTRVSRYQSWIDSQISSDKPGFVQFTSSGLDADSSYTCPGLPPPVTPATTTTSTITPVCGRAPLNSRAVGDSGVVPGGTWPWMVRLHKNGLYACGGTLITRTVVLTSAQCFSSSNPDASEWTAFLGRSLVNVSGEFEISLGIVNITVSQLAGSNIGLLHLIEPVSYKDNIQPVCMDVAASRTFPIGSQCWVAGWEKSTAAVSSVLRDLETQVASCGNVSDSENICTVTINLQQEDQGGPLLCKSGSSWFQVAVVTISGTKSVRADVQVFAKASRFGSFLRATVGDIPSSAEDATGNSTAATMNSTAATGNSTAATGNSAAATGNSTAAPGNVTAATICGIPLLNTRIVGGEDAPAGSWPWQVSLQKDGGHICGGSLINKEWVMSAAHCFSSVSTSGWQVSLGRQNLQGANPNEVSINVASIILHPQYNMGSRYNNDISLLRLSSPVQFTNYIRPVCLAASDSVFNNGTGSWVTGWGAVREGVSLPSPGTLQEVQVPVVGNRQCYCLNVKLGTVTDNMICAGVLAGGKDSCQGDSGGPMVNKKGSVWVQSGIVSFGKGCARPNLPGVYTRVSRYQSWIDSQISSDKPGFVQFTSSGLDADSSYTCPGLPPPITPATTATSTISTAGTNKTTDPASTASSTTSPSTTTSITRPSATAQIVTNPSTPVCGRAPLNSRAVGDSGVVPGGTWPWMVRLHKNGLYACGGTLITRTVVLTSAQCFSSSNPNASEWTAFLGRSLVNVSGEFEISLGIVNITVSQLAGSNIGLLHLIEPVSYKDNIQPVCMDVAASRTFPIGSQCWVAGWEKSTAAVSSVLRDLETQVASCGNVSDSENICTVTINLQQEDQGGPLLCKSGSSWFQVAVVTISGTKSVRADVQVFAKASRFGSFLRATVGDIPSPAEDATGNSTAAPGNVTAATICGIPPLNTRIVGGEDAPAGSWPWQVSLQKDGRHICGGSLINKEWVMSAAHCFSSVSTSGWQVSLGRQNLQGVNPNEVSINVASIILHPQYNMGGRFNNDISLLRLSSPVQFTNYIRPVCLAASDSVFNNGTGSWVTGWGAVREGVSLPSPGTLQEVQVPVVGNRQCYCLNVKLGTVTDNMICAGVLAGGKDSCQGDSGGPMVNKKGSVWVQSGIVSFGEGCARPNLPGVYTRVSRYQSWIDSQISSDKPGFVQFTSSGLDADSSYTCPGLPPPVTPATTTTSTISTAGTNKTTDPASTASSTTSPSTTTSITRPSATAQIVTNPSTPVCGRAPLNSRAVGDSGVVPGGTWPWMVRLHKNGLYACGGTLITRTVVLTSAQCFSSSNPNASEWTAFLGRSLVNVSGEFEISLGIVNITVSQLAGSNIGLLHLIEPVSYKDNIQPVCMDVAASRTFPIGSQCWVAGWEKSTAAVSSVLRDLETQVASCGNVSDSENICTVTINLQQEDQGGPLLCKSGSSWFQVAVVTISGTKSVRADVQVFAKASRFGSFLRATVTDIPSPAEDATGNSAAATMNSTAATGNSAAATGNVTAATSNAESFSISLLLSFAVPMTSVFRLSGL
- the LOC120819052 gene encoding uncharacterized protein LOC120819052 isoform X2 encodes the protein MTLKEWIGLLTVASLLWAESHAQLGVCGIPPLNTRIVGGEDAPAGSWPWQVSLQKDGRHICGGSLINKEWVMSAAHCFSSVSTSGWQVSLGRQNLQGVNPNEVSINVASIILHPQYNMGSRYNNDISLLRLSSPVQFTNYIRPVCLAASDSVFNNGTGSWVTGWGAVREGVSLPSPGTLQEVQVPVVGNRQCYCLNVKLGTVTDNMICAGVLAGGKDSCQGDSGGPMVNKKGSVWVQSGIVSFGEGCARPNLPGVYTRVSRYQSWIDSQISSDKPGFVQFTSSGLDADSSYTCPGLPPPVTPATTTTSTISTAGTNKTTDPASTASSATSPSTTTSITRPSATAQIVTNPSTPVCGRAPLNSRAVGDSGVVPGGTWPWMVRLHKNGLYACGGTLITRTVVLTSAQCFSSSNPDASEWTAFLGRSLVNVSGEFEISLGIVNITVSQLAGSNIGLLHLIEPVSYKDNIQPVCMDVAASRTFPIGSQCWVAGWEKSTAAVSSVLRDLETQVASCGNVSDSENICTVTINLQQEDQGGPLLCKSGSSWFQVAVVTISGTKSVRADVQVFAKASRFGSFLRATVGDIPSSAEDATGNSTAATMNSTAATGNSTAATGNSAAATGNSTAAPGNVTAATICGIPLLNTRIVGGEDAPAGSWPWQVSLQKDGGHICGGSLINKEWVMSAAHCFSSVSTSGWQVSLGRQNLQGANPNEVSINVASIILHPQYNMGSRYNNDISLLRLSSPVQFTNYIRPVCLAASDSVFNNGTGSWVTGWGAVREGVSLPSPGTLQEVQVPVVGNRQCYCLNVKLGTVTDNMICAGVLAGGKDSCQGDSGGPMVNKKGSVWVQSGIVSFGKGCARPNLPGVYTRVSRYQSWIDSQISSDKPGFVQFTSSGLDADSSYTCPGLPPPITPATTATSTISTAGTNKTTDPASTASSTTSPSTTTSITRPSATAQIVTNPSTPVCGRAPLNSRAVGDSGVVPGGTWPWMVRLHKNGLYACGGTLITRTVVLTSAQCFSSSNPNASEWTAFLGRSLVNVSGEFEISLGIVNITVSQLAGSNIGLLHLIEPVSYKDNIQPVCMDVAASRTFPIGSQCWVAGWEKSTAAVSSVLRDLETQVASCGNVSDSENICTVTINLQQEDQGGPLLCKSGSSWFQVAVVTISGTKSVRADVQVFAKASRFGSFLRATVGDIPSPAEDATGNSTAAPGNVTAATICGIPPLNTRIVGGEDAPAGSWPWQVSLQKDGRHICGGSLINKEWVMSAAHCFSSVSTSGWQVSLGRQNLQGVNPNEVSINVASIILHPQYNMGGRFNNDISLLRLSSPVQFTNYIRPVCLAASDSVFNNGTGSWVTGWGAVREGVSLPSPGTLQEVQVPVVGNRQCYCLNVKLGTVTDNMICAGVLAGGKDSCQGDSGGPMVNKKGSVWVQSGIVSFGEGCARPNLPGVYTRVSRYQSWIDSQISSDKPGFVQFTSSGLDADSSYTCPGLPPPVTPATTTTSTITPVCGRAPLNSRAVGDSGVVPGGTWPWMVRLHKNGLYACGGTLITRTVVLTSAQCFSSSNPNASEWTAFLGRSLVNVSGEFEISLGIVNITVSQLAGSNIGLLHLIEPVSYKDNIQPVCMDVAASRTFPIGSQCWVAGWEKSTAAVSSVLRDLETQVASCGNVSDSENICTVTINLQQEDQGGPLLCKSGSSWFQVAVVTISGTKSVRADVQVFAKASRFGSFLRATVTDIPSPAEDATGNSAAATMNSTAATGNSAAATGNVTAATSNAESFSISLLLSFAVPMTSVFRLSGL
- the LOC120819052 gene encoding uncharacterized protein LOC120819052 isoform X1, which produces MTLKEWIGLLTVASLLWAESHAQLGVCGIPPLNTRIVGGEDAPAGSWPWQVSLQKDGRHICGGSLINKEWVMSAAHCFSSVSTSGWQVSLGRQNLQGVNPNEVSINVASIILHPQYNMGSRYNNDISLLRLSSPVQFTNYIRPVCLAASDSVFNNGTGSWVTGWGAVREGVSLPSPGTLQEVQVPVVGNRQCYCLNVKLGTVTDNMICAGVLAGGKDSCQGDSGGPMVNKKGSVWVQSGIVSFGEGCARPNLPGVYTRVSRYQSWIDSQISSDKPGFVQFTSSGLDADSSYTCPGLPPPVTPATTTTSTISTAGTNKTTDPASTASSATSPSTTTSITRPSATAQIVTNPSTPVCGRAPLNSRAVGDSGVVPGGTWPWMVRLHKNGLYACGGTLITRTVVLTSAQCFSSSNPDASEWTAFLGRSLVNVSGEFEISLGIVNITVSQLAGSNIGLLHLIEPVSYKDNIQPVCMDVAASRTFPIGSQCWVAGWEKSTAAVSSVLRDLETQVASCGNVSDSENICTVTINLQQEDQGGPLLCKSGSSWFQVAVVTISGTKSVRADVQVFAKASRFGSFLRATVGDIPSSAEDATGNSTAATMNSTAATGNSTAATGNSAAATGNSTAAPGNVTAATICGIPLLNTRIVGGEDAPAGSWPWQVSLQKDGGHICGGSLINKEWVMSAAHCFSSVSTSGWQVSLGRQNLQGANPNEVSINVASIILHPQYNMGSRYNNDISLLRLSSPVQFTNYIRPVCLAASDSVFNNGTGSWVTGWGAVREGVSLPSPGTLQEVQVPVVGNRQCYCLNVKLGTVTDNMICAGVLAGGKDSCQGDSGGPMVNKKGSVWVQSGIVSFGKGCARPNLPGVYTRVSRYQSWIDSQISSDKPGFVQFTSSGLDADSSYTCPGLPPPITPATTATSTISTAGTNKTTDPASTASSTTSPSTTTSITRPSATAQIVTNPSTPVCGRAPLNSRAVGDSGVVPGGTWPWMVRLHKNGLYACGGTLITRTVVLTSAQCFSSSNPNASEWTAFLGRSLVNVSGEFEISLGIVNITVSQLAGSNIGLLHLIEPVSYKDNIQPVCMDVAASRTFPIGSQCWVAGWEKSTAAVSSVLRDLETQVASCGNVSDSENICTVTINLQQEDQGGPLLCKSGSSWFQVAVVTISGTKSVRADVQVFAKASRFGSFLRATVGDIPSPAEDATGNSTAAPGNVTAATICGIPPLNTRIVGGEDAPAGSWPWQVSLQKDGRHICGGSLINKEWVMSAAHCFSSVSTSGWQVSLGRQNLQGVNPNEVSINVASIILHPQYNMGGRFNNDISLLRLSSPVQFTNYIRPVCLAASDSVFNNGTGSWVTGWGAVREGVSLPSPGTLQEVQVPVVGNRQCYCLNVKLGTVTDNMICAGVLAGGKDSCQGDSGGPMVNKKGSVWVQSGIVSFGEGCARPNLPGVYTRVSRYQSWIDSQISSDKPGFVQFTSSGLDADSSYTCPGLPPPVTPATTTTSTISTAGTNKTTDPASTASSTTSPSTTTSITRPSATAQIVTNPSTPVCGRAPLNSRAVGDSGVVPGGTWPWMVRLHKNGLYACGGTLITRTVVLTSAQCFSSSNPNASEWTAFLGRSLVNVSGEFEISLGIVNITVSQLAGSNIGLLHLIEPVSYKDNIQPVCMDVAASRTFPIGSQCWVAGWEKSTAAVSSVLRDLETQVASCGNVSDSENICTVTINLQQEDQGGPLLCKSGSSWFQVAVVTISGTKSVRADVQVFAKASRFGSFLRATVTDIPSPAEDATGNSAAATMNSTAATGNSAAATGNVTAATSNAESFSISLLLSFAVPMTSVFRLSGL